A stretch of bacterium DNA encodes these proteins:
- a CDS encoding DNA gyrase subunit A, whose product MDTTEGKIDLVHIEDEMQRSYIDYAMSVIIGRALPDIRDGLKPVHRRILYAMHDLGISSNKSYKKSARIVGEVLGKYHPHGDTAVYDTITRMAQVFSSREPLIDGQGNFGSIDGDSAAAMRYTEVRMSRISEELLTDIEKETVDFVPNFDESLQEPVVLPANVPNLLVNGSQGIAVGMATDIPPHNLGEIIDGVVNVIDNPDVTIDELMLIIKGPDFPTGATIYGRKAIRDAYHTGRGLIQVRAKVEIENIKGTDREQIVITEIPYQVNKANLITTIANLVRDHKIEGISDLRDESDKDGLRVVVEL is encoded by the coding sequence ATGGATACAACAGAAGGGAAGATAGACTTAGTACATATAGAAGATGAAATGCAAAGGTCTTATATAGACTACGCTATGAGTGTCATTATCGGACGCGCTTTACCTGATATCAGGGATGGACTAAAACCTGTTCATAGAAGAATTCTATACGCAATGCATGATCTGGGTATTTCAAGTAATAAATCCTATAAAAAGTCTGCCAGAATTGTTGGTGAAGTTCTAGGAAAATACCATCCGCACGGTGATACAGCTGTGTATGACACAATAACCAGAATGGCGCAGGTTTTCTCATCCAGAGAACCATTAATAGATGGACAGGGTAATTTCGGCTCCATAGATGGTGATTCAGCGGCTGCTATGAGATATACAGAAGTAAGAATGTCCCGAATAAGCGAGGAGCTTCTTACGGATATTGAAAAAGAAACGGTGGATTTTGTGCCGAATTTCGATGAATCCCTTCAGGAACCTGTAGTACTTCCTGCTAATGTGCCAAATTTGCTGGTAAATGGCTCACAAGGCATTGCTGTTGGTATGGCCACAGATATTCCTCCACATAACCTTGGAGAGATTATAGATGGGGTTGTAAACGTAATTGATAATCCAGACGTCACAATTGATGAACTTATGCTTATCATTAAAGGTCCTGATTTTCCAACAGGTGCCACTATATATGGAAGGAAAGCTATTAGAGATGCCTATCATACAGGAAGAGGACTAATTCAGGTTCGGGCAAAAGTAGAAATTGAGAATATAAAAGGAACTGATAGGGAACAAATAGTCATAACAGAAATTCCATATCAGGTGAATAAAGCAAATCTAATTACAACAATAGCGAATCTTGTGAGAGATCATAAGATAGAAGGAATATCCGACCTGAGAGATGAATCCGATAAAGATGGATTAAGGGTTGTTGTTGAATTA
- a CDS encoding sulfatase-like hydrolase/transferase → MNVLMIIPDALKADNLHCYGYPKETSPFLDKLASEGVLFKNTISTSSHTLPGIASILTGLTPFTHGLDGPPTWERWRELWKPWKTPFNILGEKGYKIAGYDAWFYNRLGYTEEVKDLNKAIEDHKDDEKFFLWYIPYKTHLPYNPKIPYDTMFMPGDYQISESTKQKLKVVKSTMIIHKPGLLSRHEREQSVSGKDKATHGRSAGVLTLSEEDIPAIIALYDGEIRSQDEEIEGYVKKLEDLNLLDDTIVVVTSDHGEEIGERGSVGHASCSLTGTLYDEVVRVPLIIRYPKALPKGKVIDSQVSLIDVMPTLFDIMGLEMPKETEGHSLMPFIKGEQVDFKEEAYLETRPCGWQILKGDERKVYAIRTPEWKFIYNYDPNNKDKCCYELYNLKDDPGEKHNLVSEAKDTTDQFKKKLHNLMDKPSFLLNK, encoded by the coding sequence ATGAATGTATTAATGATAATACCCGACGCTTTGAAGGCTGATAATTTGCATTGTTATGGCTATCCGAAGGAAACAAGTCCTTTTCTTGACAAGCTGGCCAGCGAAGGAGTGCTTTTCAAAAACACAATAAGCACTTCCTCTCATACTCTACCTGGTATAGCTTCTATTCTTACAGGATTGACTCCTTTTACTCATGGGCTTGATGGACCACCAACCTGGGAGAGATGGAGAGAGCTGTGGAAACCGTGGAAGACGCCTTTTAATATTCTTGGAGAAAAAGGATATAAAATAGCTGGATACGACGCATGGTTCTATAATAGATTAGGATATACTGAAGAAGTAAAAGATTTAAATAAAGCCATTGAAGACCACAAGGATGATGAGAAGTTCTTTCTGTGGTATATACCTTACAAGACTCATCTTCCATACAATCCAAAGATACCTTACGATACTATGTTTATGCCGGGTGATTACCAGATAAGTGAATCCACAAAACAAAAACTTAAAGTTGTCAAGTCAACAATGATTATACATAAACCTGGCCTTTTAAGCAGGCATGAACGGGAACAATCAGTTTCAGGAAAGGACAAGGCAACTCATGGGAGGAGTGCAGGGGTGTTGACTCTCTCAGAAGAGGATATCCCTGCTATTATAGCTTTATATGATGGAGAAATAAGATCTCAGGATGAGGAAATAGAGGGTTATGTGAAGAAACTGGAGGATTTGAATCTTCTGGATGATACAATAGTTGTTGTAACCTCGGATCATGGAGAAGAAATAGGTGAGAGAGGCTCCGTAGGACATGCATCCTGTTCGCTTACTGGTACTCTATATGATGAAGTTGTAAGAGTTCCTCTAATAATAAGATATCCTAAAGCACTTCCAAAAGGGAAGGTGATTGACAGCCAGGTTTCTTTGATTGATGTCATGCCGACACTGTTTGATATTATGGGACTTGAGATGCCCAAAGAGACAGAAGGACATTCACTTATGCCTTTTATAAAAGGCGAACAGGTGGATTTTAAGGAAGAGGCATATCTGGAAACACGGCCATGTGGCTGGCAGATCCTGAAAGGTGATGAAAGAAAGGTATACGCTATAAGAACGCCTGAGTGGAAATTTATATATAATTATGATCCAAACAATAAAGATAAATGCTGCTATGAATTGTATAATTTGAAGGATGATCCTGGCGAAAAGCATAACCTGGTCAGCGAAGCAAAAGATACAACAGACCAGTTTAAGAAAAAACTGCATAACCTGATGGACAAGCCATCGTTTCTTTTAAATAAATAA
- a CDS encoding DUF1844 domain-containing protein, with product MGKEKKKKDIKFNIKKEDKDWKEKVVEDKKKEEFKMPPLEVNFMMFITSLSMQAMMSLGLYPNPITKKEEKNLDAAKYTIDTITMIQEKTKGNLTSEESRLIDNILYDLRMKYVESNKESAKT from the coding sequence ATGGGCAAAGAAAAGAAAAAGAAAGATATAAAATTCAATATCAAAAAGGAAGATAAAGATTGGAAGGAAAAGGTAGTAGAGGATAAAAAGAAAGAAGAATTTAAGATGCCTCCATTAGAGGTAAATTTTATGATGTTTATAACCAGTCTCAGCATGCAGGCAATGATGAGTCTGGGGCTCTATCCAAATCCCATTACAAAGAAAGAAGAAAAGAATTTAGATGCAGCTAAGTACACAATAGATACTATAACAATGATCCAAGAAAAGACAAAAGGCAATCTTACCAGTGAGGAATCCAGATTAATAGACAATATTCTATACGACTTACGAATGAAGTATGTAGAATCAAATAAAGAATCCGCCAAAACATGA
- the recG gene encoding ATP-dependent DNA helicase RecG: protein MLKLDTSIQYMKGVGPKRVALFERLGIQTVKDLLYYIPRRYEDRRNFSPIAKLGIGAQHTVSGKVLTSGVQKLKKNLSILKVAIDDGTGIIYAAWFNQPFLEEQFKIGTKVVVSGKVQLYGRELQISSQSYEILRSEDKESETEELIHTGIVVPFYPLTQNISQRRIRRMIKNALDNCLDQINDMLPQDVKARHKLINTRHALLNIHFPKMWKDKDLAYRRIVFDEFLLLQLGILLKRASISEPQLGIKHQNKGRLLEQFLKTLPFKLTDAQHRVIDEINRDMTSEKQMNRLIQGEVGSGKTIVAIAALLISIENGYQGAIMVPTEILAEQHYIYMAEALAPIGIKINLLIGSTTQKSRTEITENIRNGINDIIIGTHTLVQENIEFKRLGLVVIDEQHRFGVLQRNILRKKGLNPDVLVMTATPIPRTLALTVYGDLDISTIRELPPGRGTVSTYWVSKSQLQGVHEFIEEEIKRGRQAYVVSPLIEESHIIEAVAATQLFEHFKKEVFSNLRIGLLHGQMKSEDKEKVMQEFRENKINILVSTTVIEVGIDIPNSTIMLIENAERFGLSQLHQLRGRIGRGKDQSYCILYGIPKTPEALKRLTVMTQTQDGFRIAQEDLELRGPGEFFGTKQHGLPELKIGNIILDLDIMEIARKEAVNIIKSDPELSAKENYLIKRNFLQSFKHRIDLAKVG from the coding sequence ATGCTTAAACTGGATACTTCTATCCAATATATGAAAGGCGTTGGTCCGAAAAGAGTTGCGCTTTTTGAACGTCTTGGTATCCAAACAGTCAAAGACCTTCTTTATTATATCCCTCGGAGATATGAAGATAGGCGTAATTTTTCTCCTATTGCAAAGCTCGGTATTGGAGCGCAACACACAGTTAGTGGAAAAGTTCTGACAAGCGGAGTTCAGAAATTAAAGAAAAATCTAAGCATACTCAAGGTAGCTATTGATGATGGCACAGGCATAATATACGCTGCATGGTTTAATCAGCCATTTTTAGAAGAACAGTTCAAGATCGGTACAAAGGTTGTTGTAAGCGGTAAGGTTCAGCTATACGGCAGAGAATTACAAATATCCAGCCAGTCTTATGAAATTTTACGTTCCGAAGACAAAGAAAGCGAAACAGAAGAACTAATTCATACAGGAATAGTTGTCCCTTTTTATCCGTTGACCCAAAACATATCCCAGCGCAGAATAAGAAGAATGATTAAAAATGCTCTGGATAACTGCCTTGATCAGATAAATGACATGCTTCCGCAGGACGTTAAAGCTAGACACAAGCTGATAAATACTAGGCATGCTCTTTTAAATATCCATTTTCCTAAGATGTGGAAGGATAAGGACTTGGCTTATAGAAGAATTGTTTTTGATGAATTTCTGTTATTGCAATTAGGAATTCTTTTAAAAAGGGCCTCCATTTCAGAGCCTCAGCTTGGTATAAAACATCAAAATAAAGGAAGACTGCTGGAGCAATTTCTCAAGACCTTGCCATTCAAGCTGACTGATGCGCAGCATAGAGTTATAGATGAAATAAATCGGGATATGACATCTGAAAAACAGATGAACAGATTAATCCAGGGCGAAGTTGGATCAGGAAAAACTATTGTTGCAATTGCTGCGTTGCTGATTAGTATTGAAAATGGTTATCAAGGAGCCATAATGGTGCCGACAGAAATACTGGCAGAACAACATTACATTTATATGGCAGAGGCGTTGGCTCCAATCGGTATAAAAATTAATTTACTGATTGGCAGCACCACTCAGAAATCACGTACGGAGATTACAGAAAATATACGCAATGGAATTAATGATATTATTATTGGAACACATACATTAGTTCAAGAGAACATTGAATTCAAAAGGCTTGGACTTGTGGTAATTGATGAACAACATCGTTTTGGCGTGCTGCAACGTAACATATTGAGAAAGAAGGGACTTAATCCTGATGTTCTGGTGATGACTGCTACGCCTATACCCAGAACTCTTGCACTTACTGTATATGGAGATTTGGATATTTCTACGATCAGGGAACTTCCCCCTGGGAGAGGCACTGTATCAACATACTGGGTATCAAAGTCACAGCTTCAGGGAGTGCATGAGTTTATTGAGGAAGAGATAAAAAGAGGGCGGCAGGCATATGTTGTCTCTCCACTAATCGAGGAGTCGCATATAATAGAGGCTGTTGCGGCTACTCAGCTTTTTGAACATTTTAAGAAGGAAGTATTTTCGAATCTAAGAATAGGGCTTTTGCATGGGCAAATGAAAAGCGAAGATAAAGAAAAGGTAATGCAGGAGTTTCGCGAAAACAAGATTAATATACTGGTGTCTACAACGGTTATTGAAGTTGGTATAGATATTCCTAATTCAACTATAATGTTGATAGAGAATGCTGAGCGGTTTGGTCTGTCACAGCTTCATCAGCTTAGGGGCAGAATTGGCAGGGGCAAAGACCAATCATATTGCATATTGTATGGCATACCAAAAACTCCTGAAGCGCTGAAGCGCTTGACAGTTATGACACAAACACAGGATGGTTTTAGGATTGCGCAGGAGGATCTGGAACTTAGAGGTCCTGGAGAATTTTTTGGAACAAAACAACATGGTCTGCCTGAATTAAAAATCGGCAATATAATTTTAGATCTAGATATAATGGAGATTGCTAGAAAAGAGGCAGTAAATATAATTAAGTCTGATCCTGAACTCTCAGCCAAAGAGAATTATCTTATTAAGAGAAATTTTCTGCAGAGCTTCAAACACAGGATTGATCTGGCAAAAGTAGGATAA
- the rsmD gene encoding 16S rRNA (guanine(966)-N(2))-methyltransferase RsmD — MRIIAGNNKGSILKTIPDRKTRPTLGRVREALFSILGDQVIDAEVLDLFAGSGSLGIEALSRGAKNVVFIDNNPECVRVIRKNLNKFGLNVKGSAYVRDACKTINFLANKNKKFDIVLMDPPYNTEEIEKIMNNTHLKDILNSEAVLVIEHSKRNTPPCPNIKELCHVKSRRYGDTVLAIYKFKQTDSWKILLHYFSHFQTIS; from the coding sequence ATGCGTATAATTGCAGGAAATAATAAGGGGTCCATATTAAAAACAATACCTGACAGAAAAACACGTCCTACGTTAGGCAGAGTCAGAGAAGCTTTGTTTAGTATACTGGGTGATCAGGTTATTGATGCAGAAGTACTTGATCTTTTTGCTGGCTCAGGCAGTCTTGGAATAGAGGCGCTCAGCAGAGGAGCAAAGAACGTTGTGTTTATAGATAACAATCCAGAATGTGTACGCGTTATCCGTAAAAATTTGAATAAGTTTGGGTTGAACGTCAAAGGTTCTGCGTATGTGAGAGATGCATGCAAAACTATAAACTTTCTTGCCAATAAGAATAAGAAATTTGACATTGTTTTAATGGATCCTCCATATAACACAGAAGAGATTGAGAAGATTATGAACAATACGCATCTTAAAGATATACTGAATAGCGAAGCTGTCTTAGTTATTGAACATTCCAAAAGAAACACACCGCCTTGCCCGAACATTAAAGAATTATGCCATGTTAAATCAAGAAGATACGGCGATACAGTTTTGGCTATTTACAAATTCAAACAAACAGATTCCTGGAAGATACTCCTGCATTACTTCTCACATTTCCAGACAATATCATAG
- a CDS encoding sigma-70 family RNA polymerase sigma factor codes for MTSGRVEKEIKELLRDDNPKALEIIYDYLGRKLYGYLLTILCSEEKAEDVMQNVFVKIAEKRDRIANANNITGYIFKIARNEAMDYFRRQPKRHENISRYENILCLKEEHKNRVDEEEIKEISKSLGTMPQRQREVISMKIFQEMTFEEISRALKISQNTAASRYRYGIEKLKNKLRVFKNEI; via the coding sequence ATGACATCTGGCCGTGTTGAGAAAGAGATAAAGGAACTACTAAGAGATGATAATCCAAAAGCGCTTGAAATTATCTACGACTATCTGGGGAGAAAGCTTTATGGATATCTACTCACTATATTGTGTTCGGAAGAAAAGGCAGAGGATGTGATGCAGAACGTATTTGTAAAGATTGCAGAAAAGAGGGATAGAATTGCAAACGCAAATAACATAACGGGATATATCTTCAAAATAGCGCGAAATGAAGCTATGGATTATTTTAGAAGACAGCCCAAGCGTCATGAGAACATATCCAGATACGAAAATATTCTCTGCTTAAAAGAAGAACATAAAAATAGAGTTGATGAAGAAGAAATAAAGGAGATATCCAAATCATTGGGAACTATGCCTCAGAGGCAAAGAGAAGTAATAAGCATGAAAATTTTTCAGGAGATGACATTTGAAGAAATTTCAAGAGCTTTGAAAATTTCTCAGAATACGGCAGCAAGCCGCTACCGCTATGGGATAGAAAAGCTAAAAAATAAGCTCAGGGTATTTAAAAATGAAATATGA
- a CDS encoding type IV pilus twitching motility protein PilT — MDIQDLLKLTMDKGASDLHITEGAPPILRTDGKLVFTDYSPLSGDDTKNMIYNILTDEQKVEFEENWELDFSFAIPDLGRFRVNVHLEKGNVEAAFRSISLNIRTLKDLEMPYVVTELSRKPNGLVLITGPTGVGKTTTLAAMIDLINSERASLIITVEDPIEYLHKHKKSIVKQREVHSDTKSFANALRHVLRQDPDIICVGEMRDLETISTALTAAETGHLVLTTLHTPDVEQTVDRIIDVFPPHQQQQVRIQLAGSIQGIVSQQLFPRTDRTGRIVATEILVATPAVRNVIREQKTEQISTILQTGGKFGMHTMDKSIKELYQRGAISYESAIAKVKNQSEFKKL; from the coding sequence ATGGATATTCAAGATTTATTGAAATTGACAATGGATAAAGGAGCATCAGATTTACACATAACAGAAGGCGCTCCTCCTATCTTGCGTACAGACGGCAAACTTGTTTTTACGGACTACAGTCCTTTGAGCGGGGATGACACTAAGAACATGATATATAATATACTAACAGATGAGCAGAAGGTTGAATTTGAGGAAAACTGGGAACTTGATTTTTCTTTTGCCATACCTGACTTAGGCCGTTTCAGGGTAAATGTTCATCTTGAAAAAGGGAATGTTGAGGCAGCCTTTAGAAGTATATCATTAAATATTAGAACACTCAAAGACCTTGAGATGCCTTATGTTGTTACAGAGCTTTCACGCAAACCAAACGGGCTGGTTTTGATTACTGGGCCGACTGGCGTTGGAAAAACCACAACGCTTGCAGCAATGATTGATTTGATAAATAGCGAGAGGGCTTCTTTGATTATTACAGTTGAGGATCCTATTGAGTATCTTCATAAGCATAAAAAAAGCATAGTAAAACAACGTGAAGTGCATTCTGACACCAAGTCTTTTGCAAATGCATTGAGACATGTTTTGCGCCAGGATCCGGATATAATATGTGTAGGTGAGATGCGTGATTTAGAAACCATATCTACAGCTCTAACAGCCGCAGAGACAGGTCATTTGGTTTTAACAACCTTGCACACGCCGGATGTTGAGCAAACAGTAGATAGGATTATAGATGTTTTTCCTCCTCATCAGCAGCAACAGGTCAGAATCCAGCTTGCGGGAAGTATTCAGGGAATAGTTTCTCAGCAGCTTTTTCCCAGGACAGATAGAACCGGAAGAATAGTCGCAACAGAAATTCTTGTTGCAACTCCTGCTGTGAGAAATGTAATAAGAGAACAAAAGACAGAACAGATTTCTACAATACTTCAAACTGGCGGCAAATTCGGTATGCATACCATGGATAAATCCATTAAGGAATTGTATCAACGAGGTGCTATTTCTTACGAATCAGCTATTGCAAAAGTCAAGAATCAGTCCGAATTCAAGAAGCTGTGA